Below is a window of Vibrio gazogenes DNA.
GCATCCGGAATCCTATGTCAGATAAAAAATGTAAGACAACGATTTAAATCGGTTGTTCGAATCACTGTGTGACAGCGGTGACCATTGATAACATACGATTAGGTAGCAAAATAAAGCAATGACAGTCCATACTTATACGCCAAATCAAACCACGACTCTGGATACAGCACAAAAAACACTGGCCCAGCAAGAATCAATGAACAATGCGGTGACAGGTAACAGAATCGGATTTGTCTCTCTGGGATGCCCGAAAAATCTGGTCGATTCGGAGCGAATTCTGACGCAATTACGCACGGAAGGATACGATATCGTCAGCCAGTATCAGCATGCGGATTTAGTCATCGTCAACACTTGTGGTTTTATCGACAGCGCCGTTCAGGAGTCTCTCGATGCGATCGGGGAAGCGCTGCATGAAAATGGCAAAGTCATCGTGACCGGATGCCTCGGGGCACGCGAAGATGAGATCCGAGAAGTTCACCCGAATGTCTTAGGTATTACCGGGCCTCACGCTTACGAGAATGTACTTGAGCATGTTCATCAGTTTGTACCTCGTCCGGCACACAATCCATATACCAGTCTCGTCCCGGATCATGGTGTCAAACTGACACCGAAACACTACGCTTACCTGAAAATATCGGAAGGCTGTAACCATCGCTGCACCTTCTGCATCATTCCTTCCATGCGCGGTAAATTAGTCAGTCGTCCGGTTGGAGACATCATCGGAGAAGCAGAACGACTGAAAAACGCCGGCGTCAAAGAGCTGCTCGTGATCAGCCAGGATACCAGTGCCTATGGCGTGGATACCAAACACAGTCTCGGTTTCTCAAACGGTACGCCGGTAAGACAAAACCTCAAAGCACTCAGTGAACACCTGAGTCAATTGGGCATTTGGGTCCGACTCCATTATGTTTATCCTTACCCGCATGTTGATGACATTATTCCGTTGATGGCTGAAGGAAAAATCCTACCCTATCTCGACATTCCGTTTCAACATGCCAGCCCGCGCGTATTGAAGATGATGAAACGGCCGGGTCAGGCAGAACGAACGCTGGAGCGTATTCAGCAATGGCGTAACATCTGTCCGCAATTGGTCATTCGTTCTACTTTTATCGTCGGGTTCCCCGGAGAAACAGAAGAAGACTTTCAAATCTTACTGGATTGGCTTCAGGAAGCGCAGCTCGATCGGGTCGGATGTTTTAAATACTCTCCGGTTGAAGGCGCAACAGCCAATGAACTGGCCGAACAGGTTCCGGAATCGGTCAAACAGGATCGCTATGAGCGTTTTATGGCGTTACAACAAGCAATCAGTACCGCAAAACTCCAACAGCGTATCGGCAGCCAGATGCAAGTGCTGATCGATGAAGTGGATCAAGAAGGTGCGATTGGTCGTACTTACGCTGACGCCCCCGAAATCGACGGTGTGGTTTATCTCAATGGCGAAACGGGTGTGAAAGCGGGTGATTTAGTCAATGTCACGATTGAACATGCTGACGAATATGATCTGTGGGGCAGCCTGACAGCGAACTAAAACGCTTTCATCAGATTTAGATATTGCACCAGATTTAGAGCTTTCATCGGGTTCAGATACTGCGGCCAGCATCTGAGCCCTTTTTTCCCTCCGTCAGCATGATGATTACTTCTATCATCATGATTGTTTTTACAAAAGCAGCAACTAAAGCTATGCTGCTTTCTCTTTTCCGCTCTCTTTTTCTAACAAAGGATTCCTTAAGATGTGGATTCTTGTAACACTCTTTGCTGCGGCCTGCCAATCGATCCGGACTGCTTATCAAAAAACACTGTCTCAAGAGCAAGGCTTTTTACACGCCACCATGGCACGTTCACTATACGGTTTACCCATTGTGAGTGTTTATTTATTGATTTGCTGGCATTTCGTCGGGCAAGTCACCTTACCGTCCATCGGGCTATTTTTGGGTTATGCATCCGTTTGTGCCATTGCGCAAGTGCTCGCTACCTATCTGATGCTCCGGGTTTTTCAATCCGGTAGTTTTGCATTAGGTACACTTCTGGCAAAAACAGAAGCGGTGCTTGCTGCCTTGATCGGTATTCCGCTGCTACACAACTCGCTAAACCTGATTGCCTGGAGCGGTATTGCACTGGGTGTCACTGGGACGTTAGTGATGAGTATGCGACTGAGCAATTTACGTTATATGCATAAAGATCTGTCGCTGCTGGCCGGGCTGGGAAGTGGATTCTGTTTTGCCATCACATCAGTGACAGCGTCACTTGCAAGCCATTCACTGCAAGGATCGATTATTACCAGCGCGGGTGTCACCATCTGGTACGTCCTTGCCCTACAATCGGTGCTCTTATGTGGTCTACAAATCTATCGCAGCCGTGATGTCTTAGCGCCAGTGAAACAGTCTTTTCTGCTCAGTACCAAAGTGGGGATTCTCAGTTCACTGGGCTCGATCGGATGGTTCACCGGATTTGCCCTGATAAATCCGGCACTGGTCAAAACACTGGGACAAATCGAGATTCTCGGCACGCTATACTTTTCCAAACGTCGCTTCCATGAACGGATGAGCTTACAACAATGGATCGGTGGCAGCATGATTGTCGGCAGTGTCATATTGGTTGCCATTGCAACGCTGTAAGACAGTAATCGGTAGCAACGCGGTGAGCCGGAACGTTTCTTTCGCGCTGCAAATACACCGAGCTATAACATGGTCAACGCCAGCTTAGCGAGATTATAGGCGTCAATATATCCGGAATGCTGACGCCCTTCCCATGGGATCCCGGCCGATTCTTGAGCCGTCCGGTGTCCGATGCGGCGTTCTTTCATCCGGTGTTGAATCCGGTACAAGGTTGCCAGATTGATAAACTCATGAATCGGCGATTCGATACCTTTCTGTTCACACTCTTGTTGCAAAATCAGATCATCCCTGCCCCATGCCATATAGACTTTCTTGGTTGAACCAAAGTTTTTGATCATCGACTGAATCACCTGTGCCAGAGGTCGCCCTTGTTTCTCCAGTTTACGCGGGGTAATTCCGGTCAGTTCAGCGCAGAATAAAGACACCTCATCCTGTTCCGGCTGAACATAATACTGGGCTCTTTTGACGATCTTACCTTCATCCAGTGCAATTTCAGCCAAACCGATTTCAATAATTTCTCCGGTTGTGCCGACACCGTTTTCATTCCAACAACACATTTCCAGATCGAAGCAGACTACCCGATTGCAGTTCATAACCTATATACCCAGTATTTCGCTCAAACCCGTGATCATAATGAAATAATCGCAAAAAGCGAATCACGGATACAACACCCCGAACAGGATGAACAAATAATCAGCGAACAAGCGCCTGATAACGGCAAATCCAGAGACTTCATACATGGATTTATAGCCTTTTGTGTTAAGATTTGCGCCATTATTTTAATGTAGCAGAGAATTACATATGACCTTCGATCTAAACACAATGCCGACTAGTTTCGACATGCTTCATGCCATTTTAGCCCTGTGTGCCATCGTTTTATTTATTTTAGTCATCAGCCGCCGGGCAAAAGTCGTCGAAAAAATTGTGGAGAAACCCGTCGAAACCGTCGTTGAAAAACCGGTTGAAAAGATTGTCGAAGTGGAAAAAGTCGTTGAAGTCGAAAAAGTCGTGG
It encodes the following:
- a CDS encoding DMT family transporter; this encodes MWILVTLFAAACQSIRTAYQKTLSQEQGFLHATMARSLYGLPIVSVYLLICWHFVGQVTLPSIGLFLGYASVCAIAQVLATYLMLRVFQSGSFALGTLLAKTEAVLAALIGIPLLHNSLNLIAWSGIALGVTGTLVMSMRLSNLRYMHKDLSLLAGLGSGFCFAITSVTASLASHSLQGSIITSAGVTIWYVLALQSVLLCGLQIYRSRDVLAPVKQSFLLSTKVGILSSLGSIGWFTGFALINPALVKTLGQIEILGTLYFSKRRFHERMSLQQWIGGSMIVGSVILVAIATL
- the rimO gene encoding 30S ribosomal protein S12 methylthiotransferase RimO; translation: MTVHTYTPNQTTTLDTAQKTLAQQESMNNAVTGNRIGFVSLGCPKNLVDSERILTQLRTEGYDIVSQYQHADLVIVNTCGFIDSAVQESLDAIGEALHENGKVIVTGCLGAREDEIREVHPNVLGITGPHAYENVLEHVHQFVPRPAHNPYTSLVPDHGVKLTPKHYAYLKISEGCNHRCTFCIIPSMRGKLVSRPVGDIIGEAERLKNAGVKELLVISQDTSAYGVDTKHSLGFSNGTPVRQNLKALSEHLSQLGIWVRLHYVYPYPHVDDIIPLMAEGKILPYLDIPFQHASPRVLKMMKRPGQAERTLERIQQWRNICPQLVIRSTFIVGFPGETEEDFQILLDWLQEAQLDRVGCFKYSPVEGATANELAEQVPESVKQDRYERFMALQQAISTAKLQQRIGSQMQVLIDEVDQEGAIGRTYADAPEIDGVVYLNGETGVKAGDLVNVTIEHADEYDLWGSLTAN
- a CDS encoding 3'-5' exonuclease, coding for MNCNRVVCFDLEMCCWNENGVGTTGEIIEIGLAEIALDEGKIVKRAQYYVQPEQDEVSLFCAELTGITPRKLEKQGRPLAQVIQSMIKNFGSTKKVYMAWGRDDLILQQECEQKGIESPIHEFINLATLYRIQHRMKERRIGHRTAQESAGIPWEGRQHSGYIDAYNLAKLALTML